From a region of the Lactuca sativa cultivar Salinas chromosome 4, Lsat_Salinas_v11, whole genome shotgun sequence genome:
- the LOC111909896 gene encoding probable WRKY transcription factor 7, with protein MAAVDLIMGFRNTTSDETNAVQEAASGLESVQKLIRLLSQSQSQQQNQSPADYKAVADVAVTKFKRVISLLGRPSRELTGHARFRRAPVNHGGYLNHNQTIMKDHDQDDVVSDEGENKVYCPTPIQQVPFVPPPPPAAPATGNQPAVFQRKDSLPKTISFSYSPAVSRASSFMSSLTGDSDGKQLSAGGKPPLCSSSCLKRKCSSSENGASGKCSGGSTGRCHCSKRRKLRMKRVIRVKAISMKLADIPPDDYSWRKYGQKPIKGSPHPRGYYKCSSVRGCPARKHVERALDDPSMLIVTYEGDHNHALSVAETSGLILESS; from the exons ATGGCCGCCGTAGATCTAATCATGGGCTTCAGAAACACTACCTCCGACGAAACCAACGCCGTCCAAGAAGCTGCTTCCGGCCTTGAAAGCGTCCAAAAGCTCATCCGTCTCCTCTCTCAATCCCAGTCTCAACAACAAAATCAATCGCCGGCGGATTATAAAGCTGTCGCCGATGTCGCTGTTACCAAGTTCAAAAGGGTTATCTCTTTGTTGGGAAGACCCAGTCGGGAACTCACCGGCCATGCCCGTTTCCGACGAGCTCCTGTTAATCATGGTGGTTATCTGAATCATAATCAGACGATAATGAAGGACCACGACCAGGATGATGTCGTTTCGGATGAAGGTGAGAATAAAGTCTATTGTCCAACACCTATACAACAAGTACCTTTTGTTCCTCCGCCGCCTCCGGCGGCTCCGGCCACCGGTAATCAACCGGCTGTGTTTCAGAGGAAAGACTCTTTGCCTAAAACGATTAGTTTCTCTTACTCCCCTGCGGTTTCTCGAGCTAGCTCGTTTATGTCATCGTTGACCGGAGACTCCGACGGAAAACAACTCTCCGCCGGTGGTAAACCTCCGTTGTGTTCTTCTTCTTGTTTGAAAAGGAAGTGCAGCTCATCGGAAAATGGCGCTTCCGGCAAGTGCAGCGGTGGTTCTACTGGCCGTTGTCACTGTTCCAAACGAAG AAAGCTGAGAATGAAGAGGGTAATTAGGGTTAAGGCAATTAGCATGAAGCTCGCCGATATTCCGCCGGACGATTACTCATGGAGAAAATACGGCCAGAAACCCATTAAAGGATCTCCACATCCCAG AGGATACTACAAGTGCAGTAGCGTGAGAGGATGCCCAGCTCGGAAACATGTCGAGAGAGCATTGGATGATCCAAGCATGTTGATTGTTACTTACGAAGGAGATCATAATCATGCTCTTTCTGTAGCAGAAACTTCTGGGTTGATCTTAGAATCATCTTAA